GATAGTCTGAGGGCTTATTTCCTATGGTGACGCTAAACTTGAAACCCACCCATAAACCTGTTAGAGCTTATTATGACGCTTTACAACAGTTTGCAAAATTGGGGGTTTCCCATGAATTAGCGGTGAAAGATGCCTTTGCAGACCTCTTAAAAGCTTGTTGTCAACAATTTGATTTAACCTTAATTCCTGAAAAACAAATTAAATTACTCAATGGTAAAAGTATTCGGGTTGATGGTGCTTTAGTTCGAGATGGAAGTATTAGATATGGGGTTTGGGAAGCCAAGGATAGTCAAGATAAATTAGACCGAGAAGTTAAACAAAAATTTGCCGTTGGTTATCCGAAAGAAAATATTATTTTTCAATCTCCTGAACGTGCTATTTTATGGCAAGGAGGGAAACAAATCTGTGATGAAGATATTACGAAACCGCAGATTTTAGTTGAGACGTTAAAGTTATTTTTTGAATATCGCACTCCTGAAATTGCCCAATGGGAAACAGCCGCATCAGAATTTGGGGGACAAGTTAAAGATTTATCGGGTAAATTGATTAATTTAATTGAAACTCAACGGAAAACGAACCCGAAATTTATTCAAGCGTTTAGTGAATTTACGGACATTTGCCGTCAAGCTATTAACCCCAATCTTGCTGAGGCGGCGGTGGAGGAAATGTTAATCCAACATTTGCTAACAGAACGAATTTTTAGACAA
The Planktothrix tepida PCC 9214 genome window above contains:
- a CDS encoding N-6 DNA methylase: MVTLNLKPTHKPVRAYYDALQQFAKLGVSHELAVKDAFADLLKACCQQFDLTLIPEKQIKLLNGKSIRVDGALVRDGSIRYGVWEAKDSQDKLDREVKQKFAVGYPKENIIFQSPERAILWQGGKQICDEDITKPQILVETLKLFFEYRTPEIAQWETAASEFGGQVKDLSGKLINLIETQRKTNPKFIQAFSEFTDICRQAINPNLAEAAVEEMLIQHLLTERIFRQIFNNPDFTRRNIIAVEIEKVIQALTSKSFSRDHFLGEVDYFYRALEDAAQTIDDYSDKQHFLNTVYEKFFQGFAVKVADTHGIVYTPQPIVNFMVKSVEDILQKEFGKSLNDKGVHILDPFVGTGNFILRVMQEIRKTALPYKYEQELHCNEVMLLPYYIASMNIEHQYFEATGGY